Proteins from a genomic interval of Acinonyx jubatus isolate Ajub_Pintada_27869175 chromosome B4, VMU_Ajub_asm_v1.0, whole genome shotgun sequence:
- the LOC106977418 gene encoding protein tyrosine phosphatase type IVA 1-like, with translation MARVNCPAPVKVTCKNLRFLISHNPTNATLNKFREELKKYGFTTILRVCEATYDTTLIEKEGIHILDWPFDDGVPPSSQIVDDWLSFVKIKFCEEPGCCMAVRCVAGLGRTPVLVVLALIEGEMKYEDAVHFIRQKRCGAFNSQQLLYLEKYRPKMQLRFKDSTDHRNNCGIQ, from the coding sequence ATGGCTCGAGTGAACTGCCCAGCTCCAGTGAAAGTCACATGCAAGAACCTGAGATTTCTCATTTCGCACAATCCAACCAATGCGACCTTAAACAAATTTAGAGAGGAACTTAAGAAGTATGGATTTACCACAATATTAAGAGTGTGTGAAGCAACTTATGACACTACTCTTATAGAGAAAGAAGGCATCCATATTCTCGATTGGCCTTTTGATGATGGTGTACCACCATCCAGCCAGATTGTTGATGACTGGTTAAGTTTTGTAAAAATCAAGTTCTGTGAAGAACCTGGTTGTTGTATGGCTGTTCGTTGTGTTGCAGGCCTTGGGAGAACTCCAGTGCTTGTTGTCCTAGCATTAATTGAAGGTGAAATGAAATACGAAGATGCGGTACACTTCATAAGACAAAAGCGGTGTGGAGCTTTTAACAGCCAGCAACTTTTGTATTTGGAGAAGTATCGTCCTAAAATGCAGCTGCGCTTCAAAGACTCCACTGATCATAGAAACAACTGTGGCATTCaataa